The genome window GATACACCCGTGCAGCTCACCGGCCGCGCCCCGGAGGATTATGTTGAAGTCCCAACGATCCCATCACCGCTGGAAGAATTAACCAAATCGATCGAGAAGCTGCCGCTCCGCGAACTCGCGAATGAAGCCGTGAGGGCGGTCAAAGGCTTTGCGGACCTGGTGAATTCTCCCGTAATGAAGAACATCCTCCACAACCTGGACACGACGCTGGAGGACATCGACAGACTAGTGAACACCGTCGACGCCGAGGTCAAACCACTGGCATCCAGCGCCGAGGAGACATTGGCAGATGCACGGACCACGCTTACCCGCGTGCAGTTGGCCCTTTCAGACGCCCAGGACCTGCTTCAAGGCGTCGACACCCAGGTCGAGCCGATCGCGGCAAGCGTCGAAGAGACCTTGGGAGAGGCGCGGGCCACATTGCAGCGGGCTCAAAAGACACTAGCCGATGTTGACGACATGATCACGGCGCGCTCACCCACGCGCTATCGCATCAATGAGACGCTCAATGAGGTCGAGAGGGCAGCGCGATCCATTCGGGTGCTGGCCGATGAACTTGAACGACACCCCGAAGCGTTACTGCGCGGTAAGCCCAATACGGGAGGACAATGATGCACCCGCTTTATACACGTCTGGCCCTCGTTATCATTGGAGTTTTCCTCATCGTGTCGGCAGGCTGCGCCCGTACCCAAGCCACTAACTTCTACCTCTTGGCGCCCCTGCCACACAGCGAGACGGGGACCACGGCGGCCGAGGGGGGCCTAGTCATTAGCATCGGACCTGTGGCGCTTCCGGGTTATCTGGACCGACCACAGATCGTGAGCCGTCCCAGCGAAAACACCCTTCACCTTGCGGTGTTCAATCAATGGGGAGAGCCACTTCAGGTTAATTTCGCGCACGTCCTTGCAGAAAACGTATCGATTTTACTCCCCAGCGATCACATTACCGTCTTTCCCGACCTCACAGGGACGCCGCATGATCTCAGTATTGCGGTCCAGGTAACGCGATTTGAACGTGATGCGAGTGGAAACGCCGTGCTCACAGCGCGCTGGCAGATCTTAGAAGGCCGCGACAGCGATGTGTTGCTGACACGAAACTCAAGTTTCAGCTCACCAATTGACGGACAGGACTACGAGGCGACCGTCACCGCGCTGAACCAAACGCTCACCGATTTCAGCCGTGAGGTCGCTGGGGCGATCAACTCGCTTTCAGAAACCGCATCACCCTAGAGCGCCTACAGCGCATCGGGTGCCCGGGCGATGCGCGTCCAAACAAGAAATCGTTGCACAAACTCCGGGATCTGAATAAACACGGTCCCGGTGGCGACGACATTCAGCATCGCCACTACGAGAAATACCTGAGGAATCGTCACACCTGCGCTGAGCAATCCGATCGTCACACCCGCCGAGACCACCATGAACAGGGCATTGAGGATATTGTTAGCGGCGATGATCCGGGCACGATGGTGAGCCGCACTCCGATGCTGCATCAGCGCATAGAGTGGCACAATATAGATCCCCCCGAATAGCCCAATCAATGTGAGATCGGCAAGGACGCGCCAGTTCGCACCGTGCTGTAAAAATTCCGCAGCTCCGATTGGCGTTGCGATGTAGGCAGCGCTTGGGACCGGCACACCCACAAAGAAGAGATCAATCGTGAACAACGTGATGCCAATGGCACCTAGGGGGACCAATCCCATTTCAATCCGCCCGCCTGATAACTTTTCGCACATCAACGCCCCGGCGCCAATGCCGATGGAAAATGCGGTTAACAACAAGGTCCCCACATGCTCGTTACCAAGAAGGATATCCTTCGTATACGACGGCACCATCGACAGACACGTGGCCCCGACGAACCAGAACCAGGAAATCGCAATAATGGTCATAAACACCGTGCGATTCTCCCTGGCGAATCCCATCATTCGCAGCGTCTCGGCGGGAATGTTCCAACTAATGGAAAGGCCGGGATCCGGTGCCAGGGCCTTGGGAATAAACTGGCTCGCGAGCCGTCCTAGTATAGCCACCGAAATAACAATGCCCGACACATACAACGGCCCCGCAGATTGAATTGCGACGAGGACACCACCGGCAATCGTACCCAGCAGGATAGCGAGGTAGGTGCCCGTCTGAATCAACCCGTTGCCTCCAGTCAACTCTGACATGTCAAGATGCTGGGGAAGGATCCCGTACTTAAGCGGCCCAAACAGA of Gammaproteobacteria bacterium contains these proteins:
- a CDS encoding PqiC family protein, translated to MHPLYTRLALVIIGVFLIVSAGCARTQATNFYLLAPLPHSETGTTAAEGGLVISIGPVALPGYLDRPQIVSRPSENTLHLAVFNQWGEPLQVNFAHVLAENVSILLPSDHITVFPDLTGTPHDLSIAVQVTRFERDASGNAVLTARWQILEGRDSDVLLTRNSSFSSPIDGQDYEATVTALNQTLTDFSREVAGAINSLSETASP
- a CDS encoding MlaD family protein codes for the protein MSKRANPAVIGAFVLGAVVLIIVGVVVFGAGQFFAQKQNVVAYFSGSVKGLGIGAPVKVRGVTIGSVTNIEMEYNPEDFHVVIPVYFRLDFNKIHYIGVERASFLKQVYKDPEERMQKSIKQGLRAQLQLQSFVTGQLFVALDFLPDTPVQLTGRAPEDYVEVPTIPSPLEELTKSIEKLPLRELANEAVRAVKGFADLVNSPVMKNILHNLDTTLEDIDRLVNTVDAEVKPLASSAEETLADARTTLTRVQLALSDAQDLLQGVDTQVEPIAASVEETLGEARATLQRAQKTLADVDDMITARSPTRYRINETLNEVERAARSIRVLADELERHPEALLRGKPNTGGQ
- a CDS encoding MFS transporter, giving the protein MTQFKLLRQRRFAPLFLTQFLGAFNDNVYKNALVFFIAFTLASHLDMNSTVLVILAGGIFILPFFLFSATAGQLADKYEKSFLIRYIKFAEICIMLIASVGFFFQSVWILMTVLFFLGTQSTLFGPLKYGILPQHLDMSELTGGNGLIQTGTYLAILLGTIAGGVLVAIQSAGPLYVSGIVISVAILGRLASQFIPKALAPDPGLSISWNIPAETLRMMGFARENRTVFMTIIAISWFWFVGATCLSMVPSYTKDILLGNEHVGTLLLTAFSIGIGAGALMCEKLSGGRIEMGLVPLGAIGITLFTIDLFFVGVPVPSAAYIATPIGAAEFLQHGANWRVLADLTLIGLFGGIYIVPLYALMQHRSAAHHRARIIAANNILNALFMVVSAGVTIGLLSAGVTIPQVFLVVAMLNVVATGTVFIQIPEFVQRFLVWTRIARAPDAL